CCATGGAAGACGAGATCGACATCTCCCGTGGCGACCTGCTGGTACACGCCGACAACGTTCCGCCGGTGACCGACAGCTTCGAAGCGATGCTGGTGTGGATGGCTGAAGAGCCGATGCTGCCGGGCAAGAAATACGACATCAAACGCGCCACCAGTTACGTGCCGGGCTCCATCGCCAGCATCGTCAACAAGGTCGACGTCAACACCCTCGAAGAAGGCCCGGCGAGCGCGTTGCAGCTCAACGAAATCGGCAAGGTGAAGATCGCGCTCGATGCGCCGATCGCCCTCGACGGTTACGACAGCAACCGCACCACCGGCGCGTTCATCGTCATCGACCGTTTGACCAACGGCACCGTCGGCGCCGGCATGATCGTCGCCCAGCCGCTGGCTCATGGCACGGCCACCCATCACGGTAAACTGGCTCATGTCGCGACCACCGAGCGCGCCCAGCGTTTCGGTCAGCAACCGGCCACCGTGCTGTTCAGCGGCCTGTCCGGCGCTGGCAAGAGCACGCTGGCGTACGCGGTCGAGCGCAAGCTGTTCGACATGGGACGTGCGGTGTTTGTACTCGATGGCCAGAACCTGCGTCACGACCTCAACAAAGGTCTGCCGCAGGATCGCGCCGGTCGCACCGAGAACTGGCGTCGTGCCGCGCATGTGGCGCGTCAGTTCAACGAAGCGGGTCTGCTGACGCTAGCTGCGTTTGTGGCGCCGAGTGCTGAAGGTCGTGAGCAGGCCAAGGACCTGATCGGCAAGGAGCGTCTGCTGACGGTCTATGTCCAGGCTTCGCCGACTGTTTGCGCCGAGCGTGATCCGCAAGGGTTGTACGCTGCGGGTGGCGATAATATTCCGGGTGAGTCTTTCCCGTATGACGTGCCGCTGGATGCTGATCTGGTGATCGATACCCAGTCGCTGTCGCTGGAAGAAGGTGTCAAGCAAGTGCTGGATCTGCTGCGTAAGCGTGGCGCGATTTAAGCGTTAGCTGCCAATAAAAAGCCCGTCGATGAGTGATCATCGGCGGGCTTTTTTTTGGGTTGTTTGGGGTGAATATCCGTTTCTTCGGGGGTTGCGGCTGGCGGTTTCGCCCTTACGGCGAGTCACTTTGGCAAACGCCCCAAAGTAACCAAAAGGCTTGGCCCCGGCGTACGGCACCTCGCTTTGGCTCGGTGTTCCTTCGTTACGGGATTCATCCGGGGGCATCGCCTCCGGTTTGCTTCGCTGCACCTCCTCTCGATGTGTTTGGCTTCGCCAAACGGCGCTTCGCGCCCACCCCCGGATAAATCCCTCCACTCAGCCTGCCGAAGGGGCCGGCGCGTCAAAAGCGGTACTCGAGCTAACGCTCATTGTGTTGAGTGGTGGGAAGCGAGAGGCGAGAAGCGAGAAGCGAACTGCTTTCCTGTGGGGGGCAGTCTGATGGCCGGCCTGTTCTGTCGGAGGGGCTCAGGTAATCAGCGTTGGTTCGGATATTCGCGATGCATCTGCTCCAGCAGCGCATCCTTGTCCTTCCACAGCTGGTTGATCCAGCCCTGGAATTGCAGGCGGTATTCGCCGTCCTGGTCGTAGTTCTTGCCGATGAACTGTGGCGGGATTTGCAGTTCTTCAAAATGCACCACCACGTCCCGCACGTTGCCGCACAGCAGGTCCCAGAAACCGGGACGTCCACCCGGGTAGTGGATGGTCACGTTGACGATTGATTCCAGCTGTTCGCCCATTGCATCCAGCACGAATGCAATTCCGCCGGCCTTGGGTTTGAGCAGGTATTTGAACGATGATTGCTGCTGCGCGTGCTTGCCTTCGGTGAAGCGTGTGCCTTCGACGAAGTTGAAGATGCCCACCGGGTTGTCGCGGAATTTCGCGCAGGTCTTGCGGGTGGTTTCCAGGTCTTTGCCTTTCTTTTCCGGGTGCTTCTCCAGATACGCTTTCGAATAGCGTTTCATGAACGGAAAGCCCAGCGTCCACCACGCCAGGCCGATCACTGGCACCCAGATCAGTTCCTGTTTGAGGAAGAATTTCAGCGGCTGAATTTTCCGGTTGAGCACGTATTGCAGCACCAAAATATCGACCCAGCTCTGGTGGTTGCTGGTGATCAGGTACGAGTGTTGATAGTCCAGGCCCTGCAGGCCGCTGAGGTGCCAGCGGGTGCGGCGCACCAGGTTCATCCAGCCTTTGTTGTTGCTGATCCAGGCTTCGTGGGTGTGGCTCATCAGCCAGCGCGAGGCGCGGCGTGCGAGGTCGAACGGCAGCACTTTGATCAGCGCCACGAGAAACAGGAACGAGCACAGCAGGATCGTGTTCAGCGCCAACAGCAGCGCGGCGATCACGCCGCGCAGGGTGGCAGGGAGAAAAGCCAGCATCGGGTCAGATATCCAGAGGTCGGTTGGCAGCCTGAATCGCAGTCAGGGCAATGGTGTAAACGATGTCGTCGACCTGCGCGCCGCGCGGCAGATCGTTCACCGGTTTGCGCAGGCCTTGCAGCATCGGGCCGAGGCTCACGCAGTCGGCGCTGCGTTGCACGGCTTTGTGGGTGGTGTTGCCGGTGTTCAGATCGGGGAACACGAACACCGTGGCGCGACCGGCCACCTGGCTGTTCGGCGCCAGTTGCCGGGCCACGGTTTCGTTGGCGGCGGCGTCGTACTGCAACGGCCCGTCGATCAGCAGCGAGTGCTGTTGCTCGTGAGCGAGCAGGGTGGCTTCGCGGACTTTCTCGACTTCCTCGCCGGTGGCGGATTCGCCGCTGGAGTAGCTGATCATCGCCACGCGCGGAGTGATGCCGAACGCGGCGGCCGAGTCGGCGCTTTGCAGGGCAATCTCCGCCAGTTCGCTGGCGCTCGGGTGCGGGTTCATCACGCAGTCGCCGTAGACCAACACTTCTTCGGGGAACAGCATGAAGAACACCGACGACACCAGCGTGCAGCCTGGCGCTGTCTTGATCAATTGCAGGGCCGGGCGGATGGTGTTGGCGGTGGTGTTGATGACGCCGGAAACCAGTCCGTCGACCTCATCCAGCGCCAGCATCATGGTGCCGATCACCACCGTGTCTTCCAGTTGCTGCTCGGCCATCGGCGCGTTGAGGCTTTTGCTCTTGCGCAGGGCCACCATCGGTTCGACGTAGCGCTCGCGGATCAGATCCGGATCGAGGATTTCCAGCCCCGGCGGCAGCACGATGCCCTGGGCCCGGGCGACGGCTTCGACGTCCGCCGGTTTGGCCAGCAGCACGCAACGGGCAATGCCGCGTTCCTGACAGATCGCCGCCGCTTGCACGGTGAACGGCTCGCTGCCTTCGGGCAGGACGATGCGTTTGTTCGCAGCCTGGGCGCGTTGAATCAATTGATAGCGGAACACCGCTGGAGACAGGCGCATTTCTCGCGGCGTACCACAGCGCTGATGCAGCCACTTGGCATCCAGATGACTGGCGACGAAATCGGTGATGATCTCCGCGCGTTCGCGGTCATCGACGGGAATTTCCTTGTTCAGGCCGTTGAGCAGGTTGGCGGTGTCGTAGGAGCCGGTGCTCACCGACAACACCGGCAAACCGGCCTGCAGCGCGCCACGGCACAGGTCCATGATGCGCGGATCCGGCAGGGTGTCGCTGGTCAGCAGCAGGCCGGCCAGCGGTACGCCATTGATGGCCGCGAGGCTGACGGCGAGGATGATGTCGTCGCGGTCGCCGGGGGTTACCACCAGCACGCCGGGCTTGAGCAGGTCCACGGTGTTGCGCATGGTGCGCGCACAAATGATGGTCCTGGTCATGCGCCGGGTTTCGTAGTCGCCGGCGTTGAGCACCTGGGCGCCCATCAGATCGGCGACGTCGCGGGTGCGCGGGGCGTTGAGTTCCGGCTGGAACGGAATGCAGCCGAGCAGACGGAAATCACCGCTGCGCAGCAGTGGCGAATGCTCCTTCAGGCGCGCGGCGAAGGCGTCCATGCTTTCATCGGTCTTGACCTTGTTGAGGATCACGCCGAGGACTTTCGGGTCTTTCGGCCCGCCGAACAGTTGCGCCTGCAACTCGACGCGGCCGGACAGTTCGGTGAGCACTTCGTTTTCCGGCGCCGAGACCAGAATCACCTCGGCGTCCAGGCTCTTGGCCAGGTGCAGGTTGACCCGTGCGGCATAGCTGGCGCTGCGGGTCGGCACCATGCCTTCGACGACCAGCACGTCCTTGCCGACGGCAGCCTGCTGGTAGAGCGCGATGATTTCTTCGAGCAGCTCGTCGAGCTGACCGTCGCCAAGCATCCGCTCGACATGGGCCAGCCCCAGTGGCTGCGGCGGTTTCAGGCCGTGGGTGCGGGCCACCAGTTCGGTGGAGCGCTCAGGGCCGGTATCACCCGGGTGCGGCTGGGCAATCGGTTTGAAGAAGCCGACTTTGAGCCCGGCCCGTTCCAGCGTCCGCACCAGCCCGAGGCTGATGGAGGTCAGACCCACACCAAAATCGGTGGGCGCGATAAAAAAAGTTTGCATGCGGATTCTCTAAGGGTGCATGGCAAGGGCGTAGGCCTATGGCTGGCCTTCCACCGGTTTTTCAGGCGTCAAGGTTAGCGCTAACCGCGCCTTGAGCGCACCAACCGCAAGCAAAGGGTTGGCCTATTTTTTCAATACGTTGCGTTGCGTCCAGCACCCATGCCCGCGACTGCCACGGCGGCTGG
This genomic window from Pseudomonas kribbensis contains:
- the pta gene encoding phosphate acetyltransferase yields the protein MQTFFIAPTDFGVGLTSISLGLVRTLERAGLKVGFFKPIAQPHPGDTGPERSTELVARTHGLKPPQPLGLAHVERMLGDGQLDELLEEIIALYQQAAVGKDVLVVEGMVPTRSASYAARVNLHLAKSLDAEVILVSAPENEVLTELSGRVELQAQLFGGPKDPKVLGVILNKVKTDESMDAFAARLKEHSPLLRSGDFRLLGCIPFQPELNAPRTRDVADLMGAQVLNAGDYETRRMTRTIICARTMRNTVDLLKPGVLVVTPGDRDDIILAVSLAAINGVPLAGLLLTSDTLPDPRIMDLCRGALQAGLPVLSVSTGSYDTANLLNGLNKEIPVDDRERAEIITDFVASHLDAKWLHQRCGTPREMRLSPAVFRYQLIQRAQAANKRIVLPEGSEPFTVQAAAICQERGIARCVLLAKPADVEAVARAQGIVLPPGLEILDPDLIRERYVEPMVALRKSKSLNAPMAEQQLEDTVVIGTMMLALDEVDGLVSGVINTTANTIRPALQLIKTAPGCTLVSSVFFMLFPEEVLVYGDCVMNPHPSASELAEIALQSADSAAAFGITPRVAMISYSSGESATGEEVEKVREATLLAHEQQHSLLIDGPLQYDAAANETVARQLAPNSQVAGRATVFVFPDLNTGNTTHKAVQRSADCVSLGPMLQGLRKPVNDLPRGAQVDDIVYTIALTAIQAANRPLDI
- a CDS encoding acyltransferase encodes the protein MLAFLPATLRGVIAALLLALNTILLCSFLFLVALIKVLPFDLARRASRWLMSHTHEAWISNNKGWMNLVRRTRWHLSGLQGLDYQHSYLITSNHQSWVDILVLQYVLNRKIQPLKFFLKQELIWVPVIGLAWWTLGFPFMKRYSKAYLEKHPEKKGKDLETTRKTCAKFRDNPVGIFNFVEGTRFTEGKHAQQQSSFKYLLKPKAGGIAFVLDAMGEQLESIVNVTIHYPGGRPGFWDLLCGNVRDVVVHFEELQIPPQFIGKNYDQDGEYRLQFQGWINQLWKDKDALLEQMHREYPNQR
- the cysN gene encoding sulfate adenylyltransferase subunit CysN, with the translated sequence MSHASDLISEDILAYLGQHERKELLRFLTCGNVDDGKSTLIGRLLHDSKMIYEDHLEAITRDSKKVGTTGDDIDLALLVDGLQAEREQGITIDVAYRYFSTAKRKFIIADTPGHEQYTRNMATGASTCDLAIILVDARYGVQTQTRRHSFIASLLGIKHIVVAINKMDLKGFDQGVFESIKADYLKFAEGLKMKPTSMHFVPMSALKGDNVVNKSERSPWYTGQSLMEILETVEVAGDRNFTDLRFPVQYVNRPNLNFRGFAGTLASGIVKKGDEVVVLPSGKSSRVKSIVTFEGELEHAGPGQAVTLTMEDEIDISRGDLLVHADNVPPVTDSFEAMLVWMAEEPMLPGKKYDIKRATSYVPGSIASIVNKVDVNTLEEGPASALQLNEIGKVKIALDAPIALDGYDSNRTTGAFIVIDRLTNGTVGAGMIVAQPLAHGTATHHGKLAHVATTERAQRFGQQPATVLFSGLSGAGKSTLAYAVERKLFDMGRAVFVLDGQNLRHDLNKGLPQDRAGRTENWRRAAHVARQFNEAGLLTLAAFVAPSAEGREQAKDLIGKERLLTVYVQASPTVCAERDPQGLYAAGGDNIPGESFPYDVPLDADLVIDTQSLSLEEGVKQVLDLLRKRGAI